A genomic stretch from Coregonus clupeaformis isolate EN_2021a chromosome 23, ASM2061545v1, whole genome shotgun sequence includes:
- the LOC121536842 gene encoding uncharacterized protein LOC121536842 produces MAGDCNYKTQYANDDTFSPSKLPDRVRVLAGEPDASRAVTGRKSLGCSPNFEMIDGLLYRKKLERGFIHYREVLDEDRRFGAISTFHRRRPGTRHHSLEDTYRSVAENYWWEGMYFQIRDFVLGCPECLEQRNKRPEKRVGESRLSQTMMSHSRDVLNKLRSQREAGLFCDITLRTDGRSYSAHKAVLVAVSEYFQEVFTEMDSAPSAMSDIDLTGFSESSLVSLLDFSYSSTLCVSEEDLSEVSTMARHLGMWPAVEACTALQREHGDHTARYPNTEHPALGFPSQSPGSPLELRHHQKDRKKGLAREGRERVAGGRMVRGLDDGFRLILDQFDESGEESPTRRSPRRPLRPSPHPPGQNGLPLSPTHRMKLMDFKSPSCKITSYPPKNVPSTPRSRNAPSSSSPHTHTRLLRSTPGAAQEVQRLLPRTESPPLGRKPHPVPRPASTSSRQRAGSEAPIVRVEEEVEEDEKDHFRALEKYRLMSVLGLQRTSLLPRPEDLIGWRQKKRLRKLKANNYSLTKRRKPHPQGLGGLVFGGLPLSLPLCTTANTHFLNRIIKKEPEYPISMEDMRLKRSRQPRRFPPSDRSMRSKVALPDLLQPVSRPAYGGRDLRRSIRGEEVSHPHPHLPPRSGNARVPDPKRNISTIRIKPEPADYAISAPPFPSHGRRPNTHIPPPRAHPRNKVTMETVRVLRYNSGRLVAKTKPEWSGMKEAGRAQRKPKEKSRRTGCNQGARGVTERGPGALSSRKNSILSPDPVPPPLHSHPLYRVIKEEPADPLPVAGPFPEPPSPELGKRQIKPPVKLLDPGFLFSFCRPAGGPMVGVKREEESVDICLTRSVSRGERFGPGGAPDRVLRARGGPPTLLMVKKEREESSVSQSRTKRQRPPRAVNSHQHKDPHLVRATGSKGACTARDIPKKQAKPLHLPSRGPALLDSIRRARLKQLRSPRSQAPKAKSSHVCLQCRASYKDCNGLIMHRIRHIEGKHWPCPLCSKTFFRMRNVKNHIRTHDQRLYKCRSCMAAS; encoded by the exons ATGGCCGGCGACTGCAACTATAAGACACAATACGCGAATGATGACACATTTTCTCCATCCAAATTACCGGACCGAGTGCGGGTGCTCGCGGGGGAGCCCGACGCCTCCCGTGCTGTGACGGGGCGTAAGTCCTTGGGTTGCTCGCCAAACTTCGAGATGATTGACGGACTGCTGTACCGTAAGAAGTTGGAGAGAGGCTTTATCCACTACCGGGAGGTGCTGGACGAGGACCGACGGTTCGGGGCTATCTCTACTTTCCACCGGCGGCGGCCAGGCACGCGCCACCACTCCCTGGAAGACACGTACAGATCAGTGGCAGAGAACTACTGGTGGGAGG GGATGTACTTTCAGATCCGAGACTTTGTCCTGGGATGTCCAGAGTGCCTGGAGCAGAGGAACAAGAGACCCGAG AAGCGTGTGGGCGAGAGCCGTCTCTCTCAGACGATGATGTCACACAGTCGTGACGTGCTGAATAAGCTGAGGAGCCAGCGGGAGGCTGGGCTCTTCTGTGACATCACTCTGAGGACAGACGGACGCTCTTACTCCGCCCACAAGGCAGTGCTGGTGGCAGTGAGCGAGTACTTCCAGGAAGTATTCACTGAGATGGACTCCGCCCCTAGTGCCATGTCTGACATCGACCTCACAG GTTTCAGTGAGTCTAGCCTGGTGTCTCTGTTGGACTTCTCCTACTCCtctactctgtgtgtgtctgaggaggACCTGTCAGAGGTCAGCACTATGGCCCGTCATCTGGGCATGTGGCCTGCCGTGGAGGCCTGCACGGCCCTCCAGAGGGAGCACGGGGACCACACCGCCCGCTACCCCAATACGGAGCACCCTGCCCTGGGCTTCCCATCGCAGAGCCCTGGGTCTCCCCTGGAGCTCCGCCACCACCAGAAGGACAGGAAGAAGGGGTTGGCTAGAGAAGGCAGGGAGAGGGTGGCTGGTGGGAGAATGGTGAGGGGTTTGGATGATGGCTTCAGGCTAATTCTGGATCAGTTCGATGAGTCGGGTGAGGAGAGCCCCACCAGACGGTCGCCCCGTCGCCCCCTCAGACCCAGCCCCCACCCCCCAGGGCAGAACGGCCTCCCCCTCAGCCCCACGCACAGGATGAAGCTCATGGACTTCAAATCCCCCTCCTGTAAAATAACCtcctaccccccaaaaaatgttcccTCCACCCCCCGCTCCCGAaacgccccctcctcctcctcgccccacacacacacccgtctCCTCCGCTCCACTCCTGGGGCCGCCCAGGAGGTCCAGAGACTGCTGCCCAGGACAGAGAGCCCTCCTCTGGGCCGAAAGCCACACCCTGTCCCCCGTCCTGCCTCCACCTCCTCCAGACAGAGGGCTGGCTCTGAGGCCCCCATagtgagggtggaggaggaggtggaggaggatgagAAAGATCATTTCCGAGCGCTGGAGAAGTACCGGCTGATGAGCGTGCTCGGGTTACAGAGGACGTCCCTCCTCCCCAGACCAGAGGATCTGATTGGCTGGAGGCAGAAGAAACGCCTCCGGAAGCTGAAAGCCAATAACTATTCGCTGACTAAGCGGCGGAAACCTCACCCCCAGGGGTTGGGGGGGCTTGTGTTCGGGGGGCTgcccctgtccctccctctctgcacTACCGCCAACACCCACTTCTTGAACAGGATCATAAAGAAGGAGCCTGAGTATCCAATCAGCATGGAGGACATGAGACTGAAGAGATCCAGGCAGCCCCGGCGGTTTCCGCCCAGCGACAGGAGCATGCGCAGTAAAGTGGCGTTACCGGACCTGCTGCAGCCCGTGTCCAGGCCGGCCTACGGAGGCAGGGATCTCAGACGTTCTATCAGGGGTGAAGAGGTCAGCCACCCCCATCCGCACCTCCCGCCCCGCTCTGGGAACGCCAGAGTTCCAGATCCCAAGAGGAACATCTCTACTATCCGGATCAAACCGGAACCTGCCGACTACGCCATCTCAGCCCCGCCCTTCCCCTCACATGGCCGACGCCCTaacacacacatcccccctccCAGGGCCCACCCCAGGAACAAGGTTACCATGGAGACTGTCAGGGTGCTCCGCTACAACAGCGGGCGTCTGGTGGCCAAAACCAAGCCGGAGTGGAGTGGCATGAAAGAGGCTGGGAGAGCCCAGCGTAAGCCCAAAGAGAAGAGCAGGAGGACAGGGTGCAACCAGGGAGCAAGGGGGGTCACGGAGAGAGGGCCTGGAGCTCTGAGCAGCAGGAAAAACAGCATCCTCAGCCCTGACcctgtccctcctcccctccatagcCATCCTCTGTACAGGGTCATCAAGGAGGAACCAGCAGACCCTCTACCTGTGGCTGGGCCTTTCCCCGAGCCGCCGTCCCCAGAGCTGGGCAAGAGGCAGATCAAGCCCCCTGTCAAGCTTCTAGATCCAGGCTTCCTCTTCAGCTTCTGCCGGCCGGCCGGAGGGCCCATGGTGGGggtgaagagggaggaggagagcgtGGATATCTGCCTAACACGGTCTGTCTCGAGGGGGGAGAGGTTTGGTCCAGGGGGGGCCCCGGACAGGGTCCTGAGGGCCAGAGGAGGCCCCCCCACTCTGCTCATGGTGAAGAAGGAGCGGGAGGAGAGCAGTGTGAGCCAAAGTCGAACCAAGAGGCAGAGGCCACCAAGGGCTGTCAACTCTCACCAACACAAAGACCCCCACCTGGTTAGAGCCACAGGGTCAAAGGGTGCATGCACGGCACGGGACATACCAAAG AAACAAGCTAAGCCCCTCCACCTGCCTAGCCGAGGCCCCGCCCTGTTGGACTCAATCCGCCGGGCGCGGCTCAAGCAACTGCGGAGTCCTCGCAGTCAGGCCCCCAAGGCCAAGTCATCCCACGTCTGCTTGCAATGCCGGGCCTCCTACAAGGACTGTAACGGCCTCATCATGCACCGCATCAGGCACATCGAGGGCAAGCACTGGCCCTGTCCT ctgtGCAGTAAGACGTTCTTCAGGATGAGGAATGTGAAGAACCATATCCGGACCCACGACCAGAGGCTGTATAAGTGTCGCAGCTGTATGGCTGCATCCTGA